The following proteins are encoded in a genomic region of Candidatus Omnitrophota bacterium:
- a CDS encoding YHS domain-containing protein, whose protein sequence is MYQGKTYYLCCAGCLKRFGSDPERFSHATDPVSGQPVDKAQALIYGYEGQAYFFANEAHLGAFAKEPAQFLRQTQPSSGDEAPLEHQH, encoded by the coding sequence ATGTACCAAGGCAAAACCTACTACCTCTGTTGCGCCGGCTGTCTGAAGCGATTCGGCAGCGACCCGGAGCGGTTTAGCCATGCCACAGACCCGGTCAGTGGCCAGCCAGTCGACAAGGCGCAAGCGCTGATCTATGGCTACGAGGGGCAGGCTTACTTTTTCGCCAATGAAGCGCATCTCGGGGCATTTGCTAAGGAGCCCGCGCAGTTTCTGCGGCAGACACAGCCGTCATCCGGTGATGAGGCGCCTCTTGAGCATCAGCATTGA
- the glgP gene encoding alpha-glucan family phosphorylase, whose amino-acid sequence MSIAYFSMEICLEHGIPTYSGGLGVLAGDTIRSAADLQIPLVAVTLLYRKGYFYQRLDATGWQREEPVAWAIEDYLTERSQRVTVMIEGRAVHIRAWQYDVKGAEGFTVPVFLLDTDLPENAEGDRTLTHYLYGGDQHYRLCQETVLGIGGVRMLRALGHDQITRFHMNEGHASLLTLELLDEAATQAGRTAITHDDVDVVRKQCVFTTHTPVPAGHDKFPMDLVIQVLGRRDVYDMHEVFCCEGLLNMTYLALNLSHYVNGVAKRHGEVSQLMFARYKIDAITNGVHAATWTSPPFQQLFDRYISGWRGDNFSLRYALNISRQELWATHLQAKKRLLEYVNDQTNLGMDIDHFTLGFARRAATYKRTDLLFHDLERLKRIVAKTGPIQVIYAGKAHPQDQEGKALIQRIIKAKEALQPYLKVAYLENYDMELGQFITAGVDVWLNTPQPPLEASGTSGMKAALNGVPSLSILDGWWLEGHIEGITGWAIGQDGGNEGTPRDAAQDAAFLYDALEQTVAPLFYRNRDRFIDVMRHAIAINGAFFNTQRMLQQYVMNAYTR is encoded by the coding sequence ATGAGCATCGCCTACTTCTCCATGGAGATCTGCTTGGAACACGGGATTCCCACGTATAGCGGTGGGTTGGGCGTGCTGGCGGGCGATACGATTCGCTCGGCGGCTGATCTTCAGATTCCCCTGGTCGCGGTCACGTTGCTCTATCGGAAAGGATATTTCTACCAGCGGCTGGATGCCACTGGCTGGCAGCGAGAAGAGCCGGTGGCGTGGGCGATCGAGGACTACCTGACCGAACGGTCCCAGCGCGTCACAGTCATGATTGAGGGACGCGCCGTCCACATCCGTGCCTGGCAGTACGACGTCAAGGGTGCCGAGGGATTTACCGTGCCGGTCTTTCTTCTCGACACTGACCTGCCGGAGAATGCCGAGGGTGATCGGACGCTGACCCACTACCTCTACGGCGGGGACCAGCACTATCGGCTCTGCCAGGAAACTGTCCTCGGGATCGGCGGGGTGCGGATGCTCCGGGCGTTGGGCCATGACCAGATCACGCGGTTCCACATGAACGAAGGGCATGCAAGTTTGTTGACCTTGGAATTGCTCGATGAGGCGGCCACGCAGGCAGGACGAACAGCCATCACGCATGACGATGTCGACGTCGTCCGCAAGCAATGCGTATTCACGACCCACACCCCGGTGCCGGCCGGGCATGACAAGTTTCCGATGGACCTCGTCATCCAGGTGCTGGGGCGCCGCGACGTGTATGACATGCACGAGGTGTTCTGCTGCGAAGGGCTGCTGAATATGACCTATCTGGCACTGAACCTGAGCCACTACGTCAACGGGGTCGCCAAGCGCCATGGAGAAGTCTCCCAGCTCATGTTCGCCCGCTACAAGATCGATGCGATCACCAATGGCGTCCACGCCGCGACATGGACCTCACCACCCTTTCAGCAGTTATTCGATCGCTACATCTCCGGCTGGCGAGGGGACAACTTCAGCCTTCGCTATGCCCTGAACATCTCAAGACAAGAGTTGTGGGCGACCCATCTGCAGGCCAAGAAGCGGCTCCTCGAGTACGTAAACGACCAGACGAATCTGGGGATGGACATCGATCATTTCACGCTTGGGTTTGCGCGGCGGGCGGCGACGTACAAGCGAACCGACTTGCTATTCCACGATCTGGAGCGGCTCAAGCGCATCGTGGCGAAAACCGGCCCGATCCAAGTGATCTATGCGGGCAAGGCGCATCCACAGGATCAGGAAGGGAAAGCGCTCATTCAGCGCATCATCAAGGCCAAGGAGGCGCTGCAACCCTACCTCAAAGTGGCTTACCTGGAGAACTACGACATGGAGCTGGGCCAGTTCATAACGGCGGGGGTGGACGTGTGGTTGAACACCCCTCAGCCACCGCTCGAGGCCTCGGGGACCAGCGGCATGAAGGCCGCGCTCAACGGGGTGCCGAGTCTGAGCATTCTCGATGGCTGGTGGCTCGAGGGTCACATTGAAGGGATCACAGGCTGGGCGATTGGCCAGGATGGCGGTAACGAGGGAACGCCACGAGACGCTGCGCAGGACGCCGCTTTTCTGTACGACGCGCTGGAACAGACCGTGGCGCCCTTGTTCTATCGCAACCGAGACCGGTTCATCGATGTGATGCGCCATGCGATCGCCATCAATGGCGCATTCTTCAATACGCAGCGGATGCTCCAGCAGTATGTGATGAACGCGTACACTCGCTAA
- a CDS encoding heavy metal translocating P-type ATPase yields MTVPPLAIRDPICGMTGTIERHGRWFCSERCAAEFERRQRRQQMPAAAQPAAHAVYTCPMHPEIRQPGPGACPICGMALEPLEPIAEEPTHPELRDMTRRFRLSLVLAIPVLALAMSEMIPGNPLGHVISVRLSLWLQLLLSTPVVLWGGGPFFQRGWQSIVRRRLNMFALIAIGTGTAYGYSVLAVFAPGLFPASVVGPHGTVPVYFEAAAVITTLVLLGQVLELRARSRTSEAIKVLLNLAPKTARRLETDGREVDVPLTQVQVGDRLRVRPGEHVPADGMVIEGTSSVDESMITGEPMPVEKRLGGWLTGGTVNGTGGVVMEAKRVGQATLLGQIVRLVSEAQRSRAPIQRIADVVSAWFVPAVVVIALSTFLVWNLVGPQPRLAHALISAIAVLIIACPCALGLATPMSIMVGVGRGAQVGVLIKNAEAVEVMGRVDTVIVDKTGTLTEGKPRVLTVVPAPGWSESDLLRAAAGLERGSEHPLAAAIVEGAKARELTLAQPQAFQSLTGKGVSGTIDGRAIVVGGQKLMEDRGIAVEALADRAEAVRNEGHTVVFVAVDRKLAGFLGIGDRIKSSTPEALEILRRAGVQVVMVTGDGRTTAEAVARQLGLKHVHADMLPEQKGALIKRLQAEGRIVAMAGDGVNDAPALAQANVGIAMGTGTDVAMESADITLVKGDLRGLARARRLSRATMRNIRQNLFFAFIYNALGVPVAAGALYPFCGVLLSPMLAGAAMTFSSVSVISNALRLRNIKL; encoded by the coding sequence ATGACCGTTCCCCCGCTTGCCATTCGAGATCCCATCTGCGGGATGACCGGCACGATTGAGCGTCATGGCCGATGGTTTTGCAGCGAGCGTTGCGCCGCCGAATTTGAGCGACGGCAGCGACGGCAACAGATGCCGGCTGCCGCTCAGCCAGCCGCCCACGCCGTCTACACGTGTCCGATGCATCCTGAGATTCGTCAGCCCGGACCCGGCGCATGTCCGATCTGTGGGATGGCGCTGGAGCCGCTCGAGCCAATCGCCGAGGAGCCGACACACCCTGAGCTGCGTGACATGACTCGCCGATTTCGGCTGAGCCTCGTCCTCGCCATTCCAGTCTTGGCGCTGGCCATGTCGGAGATGATCCCCGGCAATCCGCTGGGACACGTGATCTCCGTCCGCCTCAGCCTGTGGCTGCAACTCTTACTCAGCACGCCGGTGGTGCTGTGGGGCGGTGGGCCGTTCTTTCAACGAGGCTGGCAGTCCATCGTCCGACGACGCCTGAATATGTTCGCGCTGATTGCGATTGGCACGGGCACCGCCTACGGCTATAGCGTGTTGGCCGTTTTCGCGCCGGGCCTGTTTCCAGCCTCCGTGGTCGGACCGCACGGGACCGTGCCGGTCTACTTCGAGGCAGCCGCCGTCATCACCACGCTCGTACTCTTAGGGCAGGTGTTGGAGCTTCGAGCCAGGAGCCGCACCAGCGAGGCCATCAAGGTCTTGCTGAATCTTGCGCCGAAGACCGCTCGACGCCTAGAGACTGACGGGCGTGAAGTGGATGTGCCACTAACGCAGGTTCAGGTTGGAGATCGGCTCCGCGTGCGGCCCGGTGAGCACGTTCCCGCTGATGGGATGGTCATCGAAGGCACAAGCTCCGTCGATGAGTCGATGATCACCGGTGAACCTATGCCCGTCGAGAAACGTCTTGGTGGCTGGCTGACCGGAGGAACCGTCAACGGCACCGGCGGCGTTGTGATGGAAGCCAAACGGGTGGGCCAGGCAACCTTGTTGGGGCAAATCGTGCGACTCGTCAGCGAAGCCCAGCGCAGCCGAGCGCCCATCCAGCGGATTGCTGATGTGGTTTCGGCCTGGTTCGTCCCCGCCGTGGTCGTCATCGCCCTCAGCACCTTTCTCGTCTGGAATCTGGTGGGACCGCAGCCGCGGCTCGCCCATGCGTTGATCAGCGCCATCGCGGTGCTGATCATTGCCTGTCCTTGCGCGTTGGGGCTGGCCACGCCGATGTCCATCATGGTGGGGGTGGGTCGCGGTGCGCAGGTAGGAGTCCTGATCAAGAACGCGGAGGCCGTGGAAGTCATGGGACGTGTGGATACGGTGATCGTCGATAAGACCGGCACGCTCACCGAGGGCAAACCGCGAGTGCTCACTGTGGTGCCGGCACCCGGCTGGAGCGAATCAGACCTCCTCCGAGCGGCGGCCGGCCTTGAGCGTGGCAGTGAGCATCCGCTGGCCGCGGCGATTGTGGAGGGTGCTAAGGCCCGGGAGTTGACGTTGGCGCAGCCTCAAGCGTTTCAATCGCTCACAGGCAAAGGGGTGAGCGGAACCATCGACGGACGTGCCATTGTTGTCGGCGGCCAGAAACTCATGGAGGACCGTGGAATCGCCGTCGAGGCGCTCGCGGATCGTGCCGAGGCCGTGCGCAACGAGGGACATACGGTGGTCTTCGTGGCCGTGGATCGGAAACTGGCGGGTTTTTTGGGGATCGGCGATCGGATCAAATCCTCAACCCCTGAAGCTTTGGAGATTCTCCGCCGAGCCGGCGTGCAGGTGGTGATGGTGACCGGAGACGGTCGCACCACGGCGGAGGCGGTTGCTCGGCAACTGGGCCTGAAGCACGTGCACGCGGACATGCTCCCGGAGCAGAAAGGCGCGTTGATCAAGCGACTGCAAGCCGAGGGCCGCATCGTCGCCATGGCCGGCGATGGGGTCAACGACGCGCCGGCCCTCGCGCAGGCGAACGTCGGTATCGCCATGGGCACAGGCACCGATGTCGCGATGGAAAGCGCGGACATCACGCTGGTGAAGGGCGATCTGCGTGGCCTTGCCAGAGCGAGACGCTTGAGTCGGGCGACCATGCGCAACATCCGGCAGAATTTATTCTTCGCCTTCATCTATAACGCCCTGGGTGTGCCGGTGGCCGCTGGGGCGCTCTATCCATTCTGCGGTGTGCTCCTGAGCCCCATGCTGGCGGGTGCAGCCATGACGTTCAGCTCCGTGTCCGTGATCAGCAACGCCCTGCGCTTACGCAACATCAAGCTCTGA
- the pfkB gene encoding 1-phosphofructokinase, with product MIGTVTINPSIDQHILIDRLTKDDAIRAREIRRDPGGKGINVSRVVKELGGETVAFGVSGGCAGYMLKNLMAEHSIPCEAIEVPEETRINVILTDRSDWTQTRISAPGPRITLAELEQFTAKIVSCEPFPAWWVLGGSLPPGVPDDFYARVISSLQQRGAKCLLDADDEALKLGLQANPYLIKPNEHEFARLIGRPLPTEQSLIDAAQEVIAGGVQVVAITLGRKGALIVSQGKALHVASPDVEVRSKVGAGDSFLAGVVLALSHGQSLESAVRLGTAAGTAAVMHEGTQLCRREDVERLVDQITITPLKTAASSQVLAETTSVRDVVCGMDVDPALSGFSATDRGTVYQFCSLKCQQQFEAAPQRFVRNVTA from the coding sequence ATGATCGGCACGGTTACCATCAACCCATCCATCGATCAGCACATTCTCATCGACAGGCTGACGAAGGATGACGCCATCCGGGCGCGCGAGATTCGCCGAGACCCAGGCGGGAAGGGGATCAACGTCTCGCGGGTTGTGAAAGAGCTTGGTGGCGAGACGGTGGCCTTCGGGGTGTCCGGCGGCTGCGCCGGGTACATGCTGAAGAACCTCATGGCCGAGCATAGCATTCCATGTGAGGCCATCGAGGTCCCGGAGGAGACCCGCATCAACGTGATCCTCACCGACCGGTCCGACTGGACGCAAACCCGCATCAGCGCGCCAGGTCCTCGGATCACGCTGGCAGAGCTTGAGCAGTTCACCGCCAAGATCGTGAGCTGTGAACCATTTCCGGCGTGGTGGGTCCTCGGCGGCAGCCTGCCGCCGGGCGTTCCGGACGACTTCTATGCCAGAGTGATCAGCAGCCTCCAGCAGCGCGGCGCGAAATGTCTGCTGGATGCCGATGACGAAGCCCTGAAACTCGGCTTGCAAGCCAACCCATACCTGATCAAACCAAACGAACATGAGTTTGCCCGTCTGATCGGCCGTCCGCTGCCCACGGAACAGTCCTTGATCGACGCCGCTCAAGAAGTCATCGCCGGCGGGGTTCAGGTCGTGGCCATCACGTTAGGGCGCAAGGGTGCGTTGATCGTCAGCCAAGGAAAGGCTCTTCACGTCGCGAGCCCTGATGTGGAAGTCCGCAGCAAGGTCGGGGCTGGCGACTCCTTCCTCGCGGGCGTTGTGCTCGCGCTCTCGCACGGGCAATCACTGGAATCGGCCGTGAGGCTGGGCACCGCCGCCGGCACAGCCGCGGTCATGCACGAGGGCACCCAGCTTTGCCGCAGAGAAGATGTGGAGCGACTGGTGGATCAGATCACGATCACGCCGCTGAAAACTGCCGCATCGTCCCAGGTGCTAGCAGAGACGACGAGCGTGCGAGATGTCGTCTGCGGCATGGACGTGGACCCCGCGCTCTCTGGTTTTTCAGCGACCGATCGAGGGACGGTCTATCAGTTCTGTTCCCTCAAGTGCCAGCAACAATTTGAGGCAGCTCCCCAACGATTCGTCAGGAACGTTACGGCATGA
- a CDS encoding PilT/PilU family type 4a pilus ATPase → MRDPVCGMEVVVEQGEQAQFSEDHAGTRYVFCAEACRRVFLMKPERFLAQQPQAPTGHCELCRKTIHVGETVSPLTIRGSTYQFCCPTCASVFLSQSGERPVPSLVQSAQQPDNLIERLTHCGLLPWLEQAVRQHASDLFLAVADRPTLKVYGSFKPLNEPPLTTDRMSQIIEALLPEAKRAQFLEGREVDVGIGIEGLSRFRVNVFREQDGQAIAFRPLPHRIPTLAELGLPPIFESLSRCSRGLILVTGPAGSGKSTTLAALIDAINQQDERHIITIEDPIEYVFPNKRSLIHQRELDAHTRSFADGLRSALREHPDIIMVGELRDRESIALAVRAAETGHLVLGTLHSGTTIQAVTRILDVFEAELQGQIRIQLTQSLQAIVAQRLLKRRDGSGMVAATEVLLATLAVRNVIRRNALHELRGYIELGVHEGMHALESSIKSLVTQGIVGEEALREAASTLVGPIESDEEPRKRPTLSRWLGVK, encoded by the coding sequence ATGCGTGATCCCGTATGTGGGATGGAGGTGGTGGTCGAACAGGGCGAGCAAGCGCAGTTCTCTGAGGACCACGCCGGCACACGGTATGTCTTCTGTGCTGAGGCCTGCCGACGTGTCTTCCTCATGAAGCCGGAGCGCTTTCTCGCTCAGCAGCCGCAAGCGCCCACAGGACATTGTGAGCTGTGCCGCAAGACGATTCACGTGGGTGAAACGGTTTCCCCGCTCACAATTCGGGGATCAACGTACCAGTTCTGCTGTCCGACCTGTGCCTCAGTGTTTCTGAGTCAATCTGGCGAACGCCCCGTACCATCTCTTGTTCAAAGTGCCCAGCAGCCGGACAACCTCATCGAACGCCTGACTCACTGCGGACTGCTGCCATGGTTGGAACAGGCGGTTCGGCAGCATGCATCCGACCTCTTCCTGGCTGTCGCCGATCGGCCCACGCTCAAGGTGTATGGCTCATTTAAGCCGCTCAATGAACCTCCGCTGACCACAGACCGTATGTCCCAAATCATCGAGGCGTTGTTGCCGGAGGCTAAGCGAGCGCAATTCCTCGAAGGCCGTGAGGTGGATGTGGGGATCGGGATCGAGGGCCTCTCACGCTTCCGGGTAAACGTTTTCCGGGAACAAGACGGGCAGGCCATCGCGTTTCGTCCCCTGCCCCATCGGATTCCAACCTTGGCGGAGTTGGGACTGCCGCCAATCTTCGAGAGTCTCAGCCGCTGCTCGCGGGGCCTCATCCTGGTAACCGGTCCTGCGGGAAGCGGCAAGTCCACGACGCTGGCGGCTCTCATTGATGCCATCAACCAGCAGGATGAGCGGCACATCATTACGATTGAGGATCCTATTGAGTATGTGTTTCCCAACAAGCGCTCCTTGATTCACCAGCGGGAGTTGGACGCGCATACCAGGTCCTTCGCCGATGGGTTGCGCAGCGCCCTGCGCGAACACCCGGACATCATCATGGTCGGGGAGCTGCGGGACCGGGAGAGTATCGCGCTGGCCGTCCGGGCGGCGGAGACCGGCCACCTGGTGCTGGGCACGCTCCACAGTGGGACGACGATTCAGGCAGTCACGCGGATCCTGGACGTGTTCGAGGCCGAGCTCCAGGGACAAATCCGCATTCAACTGACGCAGTCGCTGCAGGCCATTGTGGCGCAACGCCTCCTGAAACGACGGGATGGCTCCGGGATGGTCGCGGCGACCGAGGTGCTCCTGGCCACCTTGGCGGTGCGCAACGTCATCCGCCGCAACGCGCTGCATGAGCTGCGCGGCTACATCGAGCTCGGAGTCCATGAAGGGATGCACGCGCTGGAAAGCAGCATCAAGTCGCTGGTCACGCAGGGGATCGTCGGAGAGGAGGCGTTGCGCGAGGCGGCTTCAACCTTGGTGGGACCGATCGAATCGGATGAGGAACCGCGGAAGCGACCAACACTGAGCCGCTGGCTGGGCGTCAAGTAG
- a CDS encoding DUF2934 domain-containing protein — translation MAQSRKDARFATQQVGTNQDLQQLVAKKAYELYEQSGRVEGRDLEHWLEAERLVRAQSGVRN, via the coding sequence ATGGCGCAATCTCGGAAAGACGCAAGGTTCGCGACTCAGCAGGTAGGGACAAATCAAGACCTGCAACAACTGGTCGCGAAGAAGGCGTATGAGCTGTACGAGCAGAGCGGCCGCGTGGAAGGTCGGGATTTGGAGCACTGGCTGGAAGCTGAGCGGTTGGTGAGAGCTCAATCTGGCGTGCGGAACTGA